TTCATGAAGGTAGAGTTtcaagattaaattatttttaggtttaaaaTCTTACCAATTGTTTGACTGCTACAGTTATTgaatatgctttaaaaacaatgaCTCATTAACTGATATGAAATTATTACATTCTATGGATTTTAGTAATGTCCGGAAGGTTAACAAGCCATGAGGACACGGTGTATATATTGTATACATTATAACATGTAGTGGGCTGCAAGGGATCTCCAGAGGACAACTAGTTTATAGCCTTGTTCTGAGTGAATAGTTTGCAAAGCATATTAACAGTTACTTTAACACCTAACATGCAGTGATTGAGGAATCTGTTTCAATAGGTAATGTGTTCCATTACTCCCCTCCCTTAAAGTAGAAAGCTTTTCCTAACagttttttaagctttttctgCAAATTAAGCTAAATACTTTAATCCTTCCTGCAGTGAACACTACCATTGGTTTTACACACATTTTAATAGACTGAGAGTTCTTCAGTGTAGCATCTTCATTGTTGTAGCCTCttaactgcaggaaaaaaaacccaaaccaaccctgTATTTGTTGTCTCTTATGTATTATCATAAAGACCAAATGTCTCTCAGCACTATGTTGTTGATTGATACTAGATTTGATTCCATTAGAGTCCTACAAATCTATTTCATTATTCGTAGTTAGTATTTTGTATAGTCTTTAAGTGTACTGGTctactgaattttattttgttgatttttaaaaaaaccaagattATCCCATGCCTACCGTAGAAGTAGGCTTTCAGAAGTGTTAGCAGCTGCTTTCAAAATGGCGTAAGCTGCAGTTTCACCACTTCTCTTTGTGCTTTCAATTACAGCCACAAATCAAAAAACCACGTACAGAATGAGACATTGGGGCAAACCTTTCAAGACCTTGTATGCTTTATAATCACAGTTCATCAAAAGGCCATCAATAGCTACTCACCGAGCACAGTGTTTCAACTGTGTAATCTAGTTGATTTGATTTAATGAGATAGGCCAGGAAACTGTCATGACAGCACTTCCAATTCCTTGCTACAAGACATCCccacttaaatatttcaaaaagtcTTTAATATAATTACCTGGGGCATTGTTTCCATGTACTTGTTCTGGAAGAgctttaaggatttttttttaattaaaaaaaataattatctttgcTGTGCGAACTCTCAAACGCAACTGACATTAAACATGATAGTGATCTGTTAACTGTATTTGTAGTAtcatgcaaaaatgtttttgtggtATTAGAATGAAGCTCTCTGGGCCAACCAACAGTAGTTTTGGGAGGCCTGGGATGTGATTGAACCACCGCACCTCCAGTTCATAAGGCTGCATCCCTAATGGGAATTCTGTGTTGGATTTTATCAGCATTTCTTCTATCACAAAACACAGCTATGTAGggatttcttcctcctcagtgTTCAGAACGCTTGGACGCAGGGAGAGACTCTTGAGGAGCAAGACTGACTGGCTTGTTGATCCCCAGGAAGGTACGACCAGCACTAAAAACTGGGATAATTGAGAGATTGCATAATATGGATGTTTTGCTCACTGTTAGTTTCACAAATGCCAGTCTTTCAATCTATGTTGAAACCAGTGAGCCAGGTGTATAAATGTACTGCTGGTTAGGGCCTATAAAATGTGAtacttaaaatttattaaattatagATTACTTTACCAAGAAGATAAACTACTTAATGATACAGATAAATTACCAAAAGATAAATTACTTGTAATTGAAATCCCATGAGAAGGAGAATCCAGAGGCTACGttacaaaaagcaaatactATGTACTCTTCCAATGCTTTCTGTTCAATGAGGGATATTAACcttcttctgaaaattaaacactggactaaaaaataatgcatgtaCCTTGTTAATTTGTTACATCTTTCCCTCAggttaaaacaagaaaaacctcCACATTAAAAACAACAGGCAATTTGTTCATTTATAACTGTGCCACAAACCCCAattatttgtttgtatttaaatgGAGGCAATTTTAAACATGCATTATGAATGAGAAAACTTACTGAAGAGGTGCTTAATACTTGAAGTATTTATTCCAGTAAACACCACTGCAATGAATAATAATGTAAAAGTGTATTATACTGATTATCAAAAGCAAGGTCAAAGAACCCATTATTCACATCAAACCTCAGAACTTGCATCCTAACATAGTTCACTTACACTGTGATTAGTTTTACTGAGCTGTTtatgaaaaaaggagaaaaattaaaagtcaCTAGCCCTGTAACCcaacattttgattttgtatAAGTAAGAATAGGGCTTCtcacaccagcagcagaaatattgGTAGtggtaaaattaatttgtactGGCACAGCTAAGACAGATCTCCTTGAAAATCTGTGCGCTCTCATGTTCACTTTCTGTACCTTTTCAGTCATGAAAGgtatgaattttttttaacatgtagTGTAAATTATAAACCTTATAtgaattatatattatattgttaaattataatatttaaatatgagTCTTATCagttataaaatataaacaatgtagatgttaatttctgaaaatttatgAGAAAGtgcacttttaatttttttttttattgttttagtaTCTGCAACTTCTAGATATTGGTGGAACAGTTAACTGGACTCATTTTGGTGATACCACACAGCATTTATCTCTCTGGCAGGTCATTTTCAGCAGTTGTAAACCATGTACTGCCAGTAAATGCAACAACGTTGAAACCGCAACTTAATAGTTGCATTTACTTTACTAAGTTACTTTTTAAGACGCCAGCCACCCTATcttcttttttagttttggCACCTTGATGGAATCTTCTTCAACTCTTTTTGAAATATCAATTCCAAGGGGAGCTctagaaaacaataaaattacgtatttgttaaaaataaacaacgTTGCTGCCATATCACATAATGTGCAGATtcacagaccttttttttttttacaaggagCGTGGGAATCTCAGTATTTTTGCAGATTCCTTGCACTGTAAGGCCATATGACCATAAGATGGTCCATCTGAAGCCACATCTAGAAACATCTTTACACTGAGGAAATGTTCATGTTTGTAGCCATTCTAAACTTAGGAAAGACAGCTGTGATTTCAGAGCCATCGTTTGGGGACATTAGATTCTGATTTTAGCTGATAATTCATTTCGCATTTCTGAGGAATGCACTAGAGACTCACAGGTATCTCTCTCTGTGTTCATCTTCAAGAATGTATAGTCTACAGCAAATAAAACTTAGTATTTTATTCACTGACATGCAAGTTATTCTTGAAGAAGagtattttatcatttttcatgtgcaaattgtaaaactatttttttttccctaaagacCTTCCAAGTCTGTTTTCCTGGaaatggaaaggggaaaaaaaatttcaatttGAAGGCCATCTGGTacttctgaaatactggaaTTTTGTTTGGCCTTAAGCATAAGATTACTTAGATACATAGAACAAGTCTTACTTAACAAACaagtcatgaaaaaaaatcagtattatcAGATGGTGTgtgttacattattttttttaaatattatgaaTACACAGTCTGACTTGGAGCATTTTGATCCATATCTGGGGTGACGGGGGGGATGTGTGGGGGAGTGTATTACAGCTTAGCTTGCTACATTGTAACAGTGTGTTTTGACCTGTTACAGGGTAGAGTAAGTTCAGTTTCTGAGCCAAAACAAACATCCATGCCAGACACAGTCATTTGCGTTTCACAACTCCATTGAAAAGGAAGCGCTGGTAACTTTCAAAGCTTACATGCACCACAAAGACACTCCTCGTCAGCTTCCACTCTTTTTAGTCTACCCCTCCTTCACTTCCATTGACCCTAGTGCCTaggtgaacagaaaaaaaagactgctaaAGAATTCGGTCACTTACTTTGGCTCATAGCGGATGCCATCAGTACAATGGAGAACACCAAGTCCTGCACGTAACCTTTCAATGCCATTCCTAAGCAAGACAGCGATTATGTAAAAACATGTCACAGCTCTCTGAATACGTGTGCATGGGTCAGTCACTGTAAATGGAAGTTCTTGACTCTGACGTCAACTTTTAAAAGACATTCTAGAAAcacatgcaaagagaaacaactCTTACCACGCAATCATCACACCGTTATCGGTGCACAGTCTTGGAGGAGgacacaggaaagcaaaatcaTTTGTATCTGCCAAAGTCTGTAGACCTTTTCGGATGTACTGATTACTTGCAACGCCTCCTGATACAACCtgacagcagttttaaaaagaaaaaaggcattaaCTCAAAAGTACCGATGCATCACACTCCACTAAtatcctatttaaaaaaaggttatCAGATGAAGTTCTGAAGACAGCAATAAATAACACATTTGAAGATTAATACATAtctttgaagatgaaaacatAGTAGAAAAGAATACAAGTGAGCTTATTATGCTAAAAGGGATTCCTGAATAAAAGCATGTTATAACTAGAACAGCTGCCAAGTATTGGGGAGCACTAGGTCAAATTATGTGGCCTAAATTCTTACAGAAGGCCAAATTAAATGgtaagaaaatatgtttctagCTTAAAACCAAACTATGAAAGACTtcattgtaaatatttatatgacTATTACTTTAATCCTGGCGTTTTAACAATGTTATACATACTGGCACCTTCCTTGCCCGTCAAGGGAGAAAGTACAATGCGCCTTCATCTTCAAATGATTTTATACagtcaaatataaaaaaagagggaaaaaaagtatacCTACCAAAGTTGCATTGTTTGATGATAATATGCTATTTTTTATGCAGAACAGCATGGCTCGGTACGTCCGCTGGATAATATGAACCGCCACTGCATGCTGTACGGCAGCAGCAATATCCTTAACACAGGACAGGATCTCACCTTCTTGAATACCTATAAAAATGTAAGATCAAATGGGTTTTCCTGACTATAGGTCAGCAAAACCATGGTTTATATcctacttcatttaaaaataccttcttctttttctttttgtataatGGCTTTATTGACAAGGCTCTGAAGTCCAGCGAAAGAAAAGTCACAGTTACGGTAATGTTGCAGGGGAGGTCTGAACTTGTGCTGTTGCTGGTTCCCAGTTTGAGCTAAGTGCTCTATCGCCTTCCCCCCAGCCATGCCGTGGCACTCTGGGTGCTTTCTTAAAGACAGTCTTCGTGCTACCTACAGAGGGAATAAACAACAGACTCAGAGCAGAGAGCTAAATGAATTCCTCCTGTACCTGCACCACTGCGCTGCAGGCCATGCAGTAAAACTACACACCACAACATCCAATCCAAAGTGAAATGATGAACAAGGCACAATAAAGGCAAGACATACACCAGctgggcctttttttttcctggagcaaTTAGAAATGCAATTCTAGAATTGCATATACATTTGGGTAAACATGTAattagatatatatatacatataactGAATATGAATAAGATTTGGGGAAACATGAGGATCAATGAATTTTGCAGGAAACTAATTCCCCAATTTTTAATGCTATAGGAGACACACACGGACTGCCATACTGTATTACTAGATAAACAGGAACAAAATTGGTTTCCTCTTTCAACGATCCCCTTTCTGACTCCACTCGCTCCCCccactttttttaattcatacaCACAAATACTGTTTACAAACTCTGCTCGTGTTTGAGAACAAAGCTGTAAGTAACTGATTTTACAGATTGCACTCAGTGACCTAGAAAGCTGAGTGCCTCTGAAAACTAAACCAGGCCTTTCAAACTGTACAAGAAAACTAGTATGAAATGGTTTAATATGTATTGTTTTAAACCTGACAGCATCCTTTAAAATATCACTATCAATCTTCTCAGATTCATACAGCTCATTTGTATAACAGGTGTCGATTACACTTCCAGTTTTGGTGATGTTGTCTATTtgctaaaaatataattagttTACGTATGTTACAACTGATGCTATGCCAAAATTTTAACAGCCTCCTGTGAAATACCATAGATTTAAgacaaaataggaaaaagaaagttaaataaaGCTCACATTGCCCTGTACTACCATCCCTGCCCTGGCGAGAGCACTACCCTCATGCAGTGTAACTCCaagaaacccaagaaaaaacTAGATTGACTTAATGTAAGGAAATACCACCTTATCCAGCATGTCACCCGGGGCTATATCTATGGACTGTCcaagcagaaggaaatctgaaacTCCTTGTGCTACTGCCAAGATACAGTGGCCTCCAGAGAGTAAAAGAACCAAGAAGGGAAATTCCACGTGGTGTATCAGTCTGACGGTCAGTGCGTGAGCCTCCATGTGATGAATGGGTATGAACGGCTTCTGGTACTTGTTCACCAGGTTCAGGCTGTACCGCAGCCCCACTTCCAGGCTTAGCGCAAGTCCCGGCTTTACTGTAGTTGCAATAGCTGCGAGTTCAGGTACAGAAACTCCACTGACACCAAGCGCCTCTGTTACTACTCGCtcaatgttttctctgtgaagCTGCTGGGCCACCACAGGAATTATTCCACCTGCTCTagtgaaaacaaagcattacAATACATTTGTACTTTGTAACAGAGAGGACGGTgtaaaaacagatttcaaacaCCTCTTAACTTTGCCTTGTCCTGCCCGTTTTCTTAGTACATTCTCACATTGTTTAGTGTAAAGGGCGTCAATGCACTGAAGAGAGCATAATCATCACTGGGAAGTCAGAAAAGGATGTAACTTGCCCTTTTTTGGCACACGTACCTCTTAAATGTATCTCAACACTGTTCCAAAATGTCTGTAACTTAAAATACACAACCCCTCATCAGCTCATATATGGGAGCAACAGTGATATCACTATTCAGCCACCAATACTTGTGTTTgattacttttcctttaaaaacagtcAAGACATTTGGTGGTTTTAACAGTAATAATGATTTAATCTATAATTCAAGCTAGATAAGTAATCTGgctctttttgaaagaaaatactggagGAGACCTGTTAAATGcacagtatttctttcctcACCCTTGGTAATACCTCAAGCAGCATGTGTCGTGGCCTGAGGGGCAGCTCTTTATACCTACCCACTTCCCTAGTTTTCTGGAGAAGACTTTTATATGGATGACATTACaagtaagaataaaaacaaaaccgTTATTAAGGCGAGAGCCCCTGGAGAAGTCCATTCTTACTGTACATGGACTTCCTTCTGACAGTGCAGCGCTTCTCCCAGCACGCTGCCGGCATCATCCACCACAGCAGCGCCGGTGTCATCGCAGCTCGTCTCTATTCCCAGAACTAGTCTCCGAAAACGCTGTTTTCCAGAGAGAACAGAGCTGCTTCTCAGCCATGCCGCCCGGCCGTCTCGAACTGATTTCAAAAGGCTTTTGGCAACGCTGTTCATGGTTAAAAATCTCTCTGGAAAAGAACTGTACAGTTTGCTATTACTGGAGGGGAATCAAGCCTGATTTTCTGAAGGGGTGGCATTACTTTTACAGTTATCCATGACCAGGCGTCATATTTAAGGccccaaggaaagaaaaataatgtaggaGTTTGGAGCTGATGTCTTTCTTTTACCTTAGTCATGCTTCAAGATCGTTCTTCACCTAGCTGGAGCTGCTCGCAGTCCTGAGAGGGGGCCACAAGCCACAGAAGCGCGGTGCAGGCCAGACCCTCGCTCCTaccccctctgctgctcctgccaccccccaaAGCCTCCCAGCACCTGTTAAAGCCCCCTGGAATCGCTCCAAGGCCCCCTGGCACCCTCCCCAAacctcctgccaccccccaaGTCTCCTGCCACCCCCTAAGGCCTCTCAGCACCTCCTAAGGCCCCCTGGCACCCCCCAAggccccctgcctgccccctaAAGCCTCCtgctaccccccccccccccaagactCCTGCCACCCCCCAAGGCCCCCTGGCACCCCCAAAGGCCCCCTGGCACCCCCAAGGCCCCGGCCGCCCtcggccccgcggcccggcccgccggcACTGGGCTCAGGCGGAaggcccgccccggccccgcctcCGCGTCCCGGCTGCCCCACC
The DNA window shown above is from Falco naumanni isolate bFalNau1 chromosome 8, bFalNau1.pat, whole genome shotgun sequence and carries:
- the OSGEPL1 gene encoding probable tRNA N6-adenosine threonylcarbamoyltransferase, mitochondrial isoform X1: MNSVAKSLLKSVRDGRAAWLRSSSVLSGKQRFRRLVLGIETSCDDTGAAVVDDAGSVLGEALHCQKEVHVQAGGIIPVVAQQLHRENIERVVTEALGVSGVSVPELAAIATTVKPGLALSLEVGLRYSLNLVNKYQKPFIPIHHMEAHALTVRLIHHVEFPFLVLLLSGGHCILAVAQGVSDFLLLGQSIDIAPGDMLDKVARRLSLRKHPECHGMAGGKAIEHLAQTGNQQQHKFRPPLQHYRNCDFSFAGLQSLVNKAIIQKEKEEGIQEGEILSCVKDIAAAVQHAVAVHIIQRTYRAMLFCIKNSILSSNNATLVVSGGVASNQYIRKGLQTLADTNDFAFLCPPPRLCTDNGVMIAWNGIERLRAGLGVLHCTDGIRYEPKAPLGIDISKRVEEDSIKVPKLKKKIGWLAS
- the OSGEPL1 gene encoding probable tRNA N6-adenosine threonylcarbamoyltransferase, mitochondrial isoform X4; protein product: MNSVAKSLLKSVRDGRAAWLRSSSVLSGKQRFRRLVLGIETSCDDTGAAVVDDAGSVLGEALHCQKEVHVQAGGIIPVVAQQLHRENIERVVTEALGVSGVSVPELAAIATTVKPGLALSLEVGLRYSLNLVNKYQKPFIPIHHMEAHALTVRLIHHVEFPFLVLLLSGGHCILAVAQGVSDFLLLGQSIDIAPGDMLDKVARRLSLRKHPECHGMAGGKAIEHLAQTGNQQQHKFRPPLQHYRNCDFSFAGLQSLVNKAIIQKEKEEGIQEGEILSCVKDIAAAVQHAVAVHIIQRTYRAMLFCIKNSILSSNNATLVVSGGVASNQYIRKGLQTLADTNDFAFLCPPPRLCTDNGVMIAW
- the OSGEPL1 gene encoding probable tRNA N6-adenosine threonylcarbamoyltransferase, mitochondrial isoform X3, encoding MTPALLWWMMPAACWEKRCTVRRKSMYSGIIPVVAQQLHRENIERVVTEALGVSGVSVPELAAIATTVKPGLALSLEVGLRYSLNLVNKYQKPFIPIHHMEAHALTVRLIHHVEFPFLVLLLSGGHCILAVAQGVSDFLLLGQSIDIAPGDMLDKVARRLSLRKHPECHGMAGGKAIEHLAQTGNQQQHKFRPPLQHYRNCDFSFAGLQSLVNKAIIQKEKEEGIQEGEILSCVKDIAAAVQHAVAVHIIQRTYRAMLFCIKNSILSSNNATLVVSGGVASNQYIRKGLQTLADTNDFAFLCPPPRLCTDNGVMIAWNGIERLRAGLGVLHCTDGIRYEPKAPLGIDISKRVEEDSIKVPKLKKKIGWLAS
- the OSGEPL1 gene encoding probable tRNA N6-adenosine threonylcarbamoyltransferase, mitochondrial isoform X5 — encoded protein: MEAHALTVRLIHHVEFPFLVLLLSGGHCILAVAQGVSDFLLLGQSIDIAPGDMLDKVARRLSLRKHPECHGMAGGKAIEHLAQTGNQQQHKFRPPLQHYRNCDFSFAGLQSLVNKAIIQKEKEEGIQEGEILSCVKDIAAAVQHAVAVHIIQRTYRAMLFCIKNSILSSNNATLVVSGGVASNQYIRKGLQTLADTNDFAFLCPPPRLCTDNGVMIAWNGIERLRAGLGVLHCTDGIRYEPKAPLGIDISKRVEEDSIKVPKLKKKIGWLAS
- the OSGEPL1 gene encoding probable tRNA N6-adenosine threonylcarbamoyltransferase, mitochondrial isoform X2, producing the protein MTPALLWWMMPAACWEKRCTVRRKSMYTGGIIPVVAQQLHRENIERVVTEALGVSGVSVPELAAIATTVKPGLALSLEVGLRYSLNLVNKYQKPFIPIHHMEAHALTVRLIHHVEFPFLVLLLSGGHCILAVAQGVSDFLLLGQSIDIAPGDMLDKVARRLSLRKHPECHGMAGGKAIEHLAQTGNQQQHKFRPPLQHYRNCDFSFAGLQSLVNKAIIQKEKEEGIQEGEILSCVKDIAAAVQHAVAVHIIQRTYRAMLFCIKNSILSSNNATLVVSGGVASNQYIRKGLQTLADTNDFAFLCPPPRLCTDNGVMIAWNGIERLRAGLGVLHCTDGIRYEPKAPLGIDISKRVEEDSIKVPKLKKKIGWLAS